In a genomic window of Polyodon spathula isolate WHYD16114869_AA chromosome 21, ASM1765450v1, whole genome shotgun sequence:
- the irf8 gene encoding interferon regulatory factor 8 isoform X1 has protein sequence MTDRNPGGRRLRQWLIEQIQSNLYAGLLWENEEKTMFRIPWKHAGKQDYNQEIDASIFKAWAIFKGKFKEGDKAEPATWKTRLRCALNKSPDFEEVSERSQLDISEPYKVYRIVPEEEQKCKAAAMNGSSCSDVTDMECSPSELDELIKESSVDEYLGIIKRSHSPPQETCRSQPQQEWWPQPNMSPLPVMQEHPASGNFNAAFSQMVITFYYGGKIVGSTPVTHSDGCRISPFQPAVTNEVLYGSDSLQNVKFPPAEIIENERQRHITRKLFSHLERGVLVRSNREGIFIKRLCQSRVFWSGLCSPYSDSPNKLERDAVVKIFDTSRFLTVLQLYQEDRCPAPDPTVTLCFGEEFPDAHHMKYQKLLIVQITQMNCQQLLDAVNVQRHSYSSGSLEISDENQNDQMARIFQDLCSYSGPPRQSFREIQQITV, from the exons ATGACAGACAGAAACCCTGGTGGAAGACGTCTTAGGCAGTGGCTGATTGAGCAGATTCAAAGCAATTTGTACGCAGGACTTTTGTGGGAAAATGAAGAGAAAACCATGTTCCGAATTCCTTGGAAACACGCCGGAAAACAGGACTACAACCAAGAAATCGACGCTTCCATCTTTAAA GCCTGGGCCATCTTTAAAGGCAAATTTAAGGAGGGAGATAAAGCTGAGCCTGCAACGTGGAAGACGAGGCTTCGCTGCGCTTTAAACAAGAGCCCCGACTTTGAAGAAGTCTCGGAGAGGTCACAGCTGGACATATCCGAGCCTTACAAGGTGTACAGGATCGTCCCGGAGGAAGAGCAGAAAT GTAAAGCTGCAGCCATGAATGGGAGCAGCTGCAGTGATGTCACAGACATGGAGTGCAGCCCATCGGAACTGGATGAGCTCATAAAAGAG tcATCAGTCGATGAGTACCTTGGCATAATCAAGAGGAGTCACTCCCCTCCACAGGAGACCTGCCGTAGTCAACCACAGCAAGAGTGGTGGCCACAGCCAAACATGAGCC caCTGCCAGTGATGCAAGAACATCCAGCATCTGGGAATTTCAATGCAG CCTTTTCACAGATGGTGATTACCTTCTACTATGGAGGAAAGATAGTGGGCAGCACCCCCGTCACTCACAGCGACGGCTGCCGTATCTCTCCATTCCAGCCGGCCGTCACCAATGAGGTCCTGTACGGGTCGGACAGCCTGCAGAATGTGAAGTTCCCCCCCGCGGAGATCATTGAGAACGAGCGCCAGCGCCACATCACCAGGAAGCTCTTCAGCCACCTGGAGCGGGGGGTGCTGGTGCGCAGTAACCGCGAGGGCATCTTCATCAAGCGGCTGTGCCAGAGCAGGGTGTTCTGGAGCGGCCTGTGCTCTCCCTACAGTGACAGCCCCAACAAGCTGGAGAGAGACGCAGTGGTCAAGATCTTCGACACCAGCAGGTTTTTGACAG ttTTGCAGCTGTACCAGGAAGATCGATGCCCAGCTCCTGATcccacagtaaccctgtgcttcGGAGAGGAATTCCCTGACGCTCACCATATGAAATACCAAAAGCTACTCAttgtgcag aTCACACAAATGAACTGCCAGCAGCTCTTGGATGCTGTGAATGTACAGAGGCATAGCTACAGCAGTGGGAGCCTGGAGATTTCTGATGAGAACCAGAACGACCAAATGGCACGTATCTTTCAAGACCTCTGTAGTTATAGCGGGCCACCCAGACAAAGCTTTCGTGAAATTCAGCAGATTACCGTATAA
- the irf8 gene encoding interferon regulatory factor 8 isoform X2, with the protein MTDRNPGGRRLRQWLIEQIQSNLYAGLLWENEEKTMFRIPWKHAGKQDYNQEIDASIFKAWAIFKGKFKEGDKAEPATWKTRLRCALNKSPDFEEVSERSQLDISEPYKVYRIVPEEEQKCKAAAMNGSSCSDVTDMECSPSELDELIKESSVDEYLGIIKRSHSPPQETCRSQPQQEWWPQPNMSPLPVMQEHPASGNFNAAFSQMVITFYYGGKIVGSTPVTHSDGCRISPFQPAVTNEVLYGSDSLQNVKFPPAEIIENERQRHITRKLFSHLERGVLVRSNREGIFIKRLCQSRVFWSGLCSPYSDSPNKLERDAVVKIFDTSRFLTVLQLYQEDRCPAPDPTVTLCFGEEFPDAHHMKYQKLLIVQITQMNCQQLLDAVNVQRHSYSSGSLEISDENQNDQMVSTKHTNQQLAEPQMSKNHISICF; encoded by the exons ATGACAGACAGAAACCCTGGTGGAAGACGTCTTAGGCAGTGGCTGATTGAGCAGATTCAAAGCAATTTGTACGCAGGACTTTTGTGGGAAAATGAAGAGAAAACCATGTTCCGAATTCCTTGGAAACACGCCGGAAAACAGGACTACAACCAAGAAATCGACGCTTCCATCTTTAAA GCCTGGGCCATCTTTAAAGGCAAATTTAAGGAGGGAGATAAAGCTGAGCCTGCAACGTGGAAGACGAGGCTTCGCTGCGCTTTAAACAAGAGCCCCGACTTTGAAGAAGTCTCGGAGAGGTCACAGCTGGACATATCCGAGCCTTACAAGGTGTACAGGATCGTCCCGGAGGAAGAGCAGAAAT GTAAAGCTGCAGCCATGAATGGGAGCAGCTGCAGTGATGTCACAGACATGGAGTGCAGCCCATCGGAACTGGATGAGCTCATAAAAGAG tcATCAGTCGATGAGTACCTTGGCATAATCAAGAGGAGTCACTCCCCTCCACAGGAGACCTGCCGTAGTCAACCACAGCAAGAGTGGTGGCCACAGCCAAACATGAGCC caCTGCCAGTGATGCAAGAACATCCAGCATCTGGGAATTTCAATGCAG CCTTTTCACAGATGGTGATTACCTTCTACTATGGAGGAAAGATAGTGGGCAGCACCCCCGTCACTCACAGCGACGGCTGCCGTATCTCTCCATTCCAGCCGGCCGTCACCAATGAGGTCCTGTACGGGTCGGACAGCCTGCAGAATGTGAAGTTCCCCCCCGCGGAGATCATTGAGAACGAGCGCCAGCGCCACATCACCAGGAAGCTCTTCAGCCACCTGGAGCGGGGGGTGCTGGTGCGCAGTAACCGCGAGGGCATCTTCATCAAGCGGCTGTGCCAGAGCAGGGTGTTCTGGAGCGGCCTGTGCTCTCCCTACAGTGACAGCCCCAACAAGCTGGAGAGAGACGCAGTGGTCAAGATCTTCGACACCAGCAGGTTTTTGACAG ttTTGCAGCTGTACCAGGAAGATCGATGCCCAGCTCCTGATcccacagtaaccctgtgcttcGGAGAGGAATTCCCTGACGCTCACCATATGAAATACCAAAAGCTACTCAttgtgcag aTCACACAAATGAACTGCCAGCAGCTCTTGGATGCTGTGAATGTACAGAGGCATAGCTACAGCAGTGGGAGCCTGGAGATTTCTGATGAGAACCAGAACGACCAAATG gtctccacaaaacacacaaaccaaCAGCTAGCAGAACCTCAAATGTCCAAAAATCACATCTCAATTTGTTTTTAG